The Suricata suricatta isolate VVHF042 chromosome 3, meerkat_22Aug2017_6uvM2_HiC, whole genome shotgun sequence genome contains the following window.
CTGCTTTCTTCACAGTGGACACATCATTGAAGCATTTTCTTTTCGGCAAGCATGTTTCAAATACGatttaacaggggcacctgggtggctcagtcacttgaggatctgacttcggctcagggcatgatgctgaggttcgtgggttcgagtctcgcatcaagctctgtgctgacatgtcagggcctagagcctgcctcagattctgtgtctcccctctatctgccctcccctgctcacgctctgtctctctctctcaaaaataaatcaacattaaaaaaacctttttttaatatgacaacAAAATTGCAGTAAAGTAATAAACTTTCATCTTCATAGAAATACACTCTTAACTAGGAAAGCACTCTTAACTAGGATAACATTATGAGATAATGTTATCTCATTattaagaaagaggcagaaacttTTCCAGGTTGACAGTAGCTGCTATAATATTTgaactttctttgtctctttagtAGGTGAGGAGTCATGACAACCTTCAAGAGCAGCCTGGGGAGGAGACCAGGAATCAGTGGTCAAGCTCGGGCAGAGTCCAAAACCACAAAACCAGAGCAGCAACAGTGGTGGGCCTTAAGCCACCTTCTCCTGCTCTGCCACCGACTGTGGCAAAACGTTCAGGCATGCAGAACAGGCATGATTTAATACGAAAGataccttttttaagtttatttatttattttgacagagagagaaacagagcgagcagaggaggggcagagagagagggagggagagaatcccaaccagctccatgctgtcagtgcagagcccagcgggAGGCTCGATCTAACCCAAGGTGAGTGTGACGCTttagagtgggatgcttaactgcctgagccacccagtcgcccctaatatgaaagatatttttgttctATCAAAGTTGACCCGTTATTCAATAATGACCTTCATTGTGATAATAATGAACAACAAATAATGACAGTAATACCTACAAAAATGATACCTAACACTTACTGAGCGTTTGCTCCAGACACTGTTCTACACGCTGCACGTGCataaattcatttaatcctctcaaaaCCCTAAGCTACTTAATGTTGTCACCCCCACTGTACAGAGCACGACACTGAGGACCAGGGAGATTAAACAATTTGCCTGAACACAGTAAGTGGAAAGTCGGGATGTGGACCCAGGCAGTTCGGCTTCAAAAGCAATGTGCCTGATCACAAGACCATCCGGCCTCTCAGGCTTCCTGCTTGTCATCCAGCGATCACACCGGGTCAGATTCCCAGGCCAGGTCAGATTCCCACACCCTCACtagtgttaaaaaagaaacagaaaagcctGGGAAGGAACATTTGGgataaaatgagacaaatttAGTAACAACCTACCAGTTGTTTTTGTGCAACTCTCCAGCACAAATGACTAAATGTAATTAAGATTCCAGTTTAACTTTTTTGccagtgggagggaaggagagcaagGCTAACAGAGTACTGCACACAGCAGAAAATACAGTGTTTATCAGACATTGAGACCCAACAGTGTGCCTGGCTGTGTGGACCACACGAGGGAGGGTATGGGATCTGCGCTATCTTTTACTCTATGAAACAAGACATGAATCACAAAAAAAACAGGGGGGGCGCTATCTGTCTCTAGTTTTTGAGAGCATGTAATTTGTTACACTCTGCAGGGACCAAACCTTTCAAAGTTTTAATGAAAGaccttttaaaagagagatgaCCAGATAACTAGAGGAAAAAAGCTGAATATTTAAAAGCAGGATTGAAAAGGATTCAATTTCAAAGGCaggcaagcaagcaagcaaaaaaaaaaaaaattaaatataaactaataCAACTACCCAGCTTTCTCATTTAGCCTTtgacttaaatatatattcttaagaCCTGAAGCAAGACCTAGGCTTGAAACAGGTTGTAGAGTAAGTAGAATGAGTTATActgttttcttatgattttttctAGTCTGAGTAGCATATTCTAATCACATAACCTCACATGAGTTGGGGACCGCTATACTATGCTTTTACCTGGGACATTCTGTTCACCATTATTTGTGTCATTTATTATAGTTCCTACGCAGCATTCCAAAAGtgataaattcttttaaagttatttgcaagataattttttttgtttttttggttttttttttaatattttatttagttttgatacagagagagacagagtatgagagggggaggggcagagagagaaggagacacagaaccggaagcaggctccaggctctaagccagttgtcagcacagagcctgacgcggggctcaaacccacgaacgtgagatctgacctgagctgaagtcggaggcttaaccgactgagccacccaggcgcccctgcaagaTAATTTAGACCACTGGCCTTAActtcaaacacttaaaaaatattggggcctctgggtgactcagtcgattaggcatccgactcttggtttcagctcaggtcatgatctgtttcaCGAGTTCAATCCGTCCATTGGGCTCTTTgcaggcagtgcagagtctgcttggtattctctttctctacttctctgtctctcccggACACACTGTctcatctttctcaaaataaacttaaaaaaaaacacttaaaaatataaaataagtataatctGTACTTACCTTTAATCATGTTTGCAATAGGAatccatttctcttttaatggATCATAGAACTCGGCCTCTTCTGCAGGAGCCCCTTTTCTGTAACCACCTAAAGCATAGACACAGCCGCCCAAGGTGACTGCACAGTGGTAATACCTGGCATTGAGCATTGGCAAACCTTCTGTCCATTCGTCGCTTTCACTGTTATAGATCCACACTGTGTCAAGAGCTTCTATATTATCTGTCCTATAACCCCCAGTTACATAAATGTTGGGTCCCAAACATGTAACACCATAGCTCTCCCTAGTATAGTCTGGTATTTCTGCTCCCTGAATCCAAACATTTGTCAGAGGATCCCATATATGAACCTCTGATAAAGGATGCCAGTAATAGCCTCCAATGATGTACATTGTGGCTGTGGACCTCTGGGAAATCTCTTTATGCAGGGGATTCAAAGCATTATATATTAGAGACCGAATCTTATTTTCGGTGAGGAGGCAGCTTCTTTGAAGACctaaagctgtttttaaatacACTGGATCTATATCTATGTTTACATAGCTTAGTAGATTATACAGGCATTCAATTCGATTTTCTGCATCATGAGCAGTCCACTTGATAACAGGCTCTATGATAGCTTCTTCCTTCCAAACACTGAGATTCTTTCTGGACAATATAAAGAGAAACTTTTCAAGGCTGATTTCCAGAAATTCTTCTTGTTGCCACACTTCCTTAAACCTTGAACATAGAATTCTTCGAGATTCCTTCTCTAGTTCTGGACACACATGAAATTCTGCAAAGGAGTGCATGCCAATACAATTATCAATATCCAAGTGCCTTACTAAGAACTGCTCACAAGCTTTCTTTACTGAAAGGAACTGAAGCAGATCTGCTGCTTCAAGGAGGCTTTGAacatttcttttagttatttCAATTTGGGAAGTGTATGCATAATTCACAAGGCCTTCCAGAATATCATGGTGGATgccagagatttttattttatttttaaatttttctttcatgtcagCTGTGAACATTGCCTTAAAATAATTGCTGCAAGCAGCTAAAACAGCTCGGTGACAATGGAAGATAATGCCTGAAGGACACTGAAGGGTAATATCAGTAAATAATCCATCCAAGTAAAATGTTCTGAATGCATCCAGAAAATCCACTGGATGCGTGGTATCCTTGAAATGGTAAATATAATCTTCTTGTCCCTTGAGAGCCATGGCTGCAAAAAACGTGAAATAAACGTGTTTTCAATTTTGCATACTACCACAAATAATCAATCTAAACATGCCAATCCTTATGATGATTGTTTTGCATCGAATGTACTCTAAAACCGGCCTAAGTAACAAATGGAAAATGCGGATACACTATTTCGTCATTTATGTGGGGGTCAATCTAAATTCGGGGTCACTTTGAGGCCCCCAGAATTTTCAGtagtctttaaagaaaaaaaggttgaCTTGCTACCCCATTCACCTAGTCTCCACAATCCGACCCGAGCTGGCGGTCCGAGAGAGAGAGCCCACGCTTGGCAAACCAAGTGTCCGAGGGGGCACCCCACTAGAGACCAGACTTTGGCCGTCTTGGCTCGGCCCCAATTCACTCTTTTTTACTAGCTCCTTCTCCTCTGCGAGTTGCCTGGAGGTGCCAAAAAAGGGGCGGTCGAAATGTAACTGGAAATGCAGAAATCCTGGAAAAGGAAACCTTGTACCTTTCTGCTTATGAAAGGAGTGAAAGGAAAGCTGCCGGGCCGCGATCCCTCCGTCCCCGCGCCCCCACCGCCGCGGGGCCGCAGGGCTTTCCGCGCGCCCCGCGCCTGGGCCCCNNNNNNNNNNNNNNNNNNNNNNNNNNNNNNNNNNNNNNNNNNNNNNNNNNNNNNNNNNNNNNNNNNNNNNNNNNNNNNNNNNNNNNNNNNNNNNNNNNNNGCGGCGGGGCCGCAGCGCACCTACCTCCTGCGGCGGCTCCGGGGCTCCGTGAGGGCCGACGGGCTAGCGGCGAGCGGGGGCTGGGGCGCCTCCGGACCCTCTGACCATCTTTGGAAGAGGCGCGGCGGAGGGTGCCTGCTAGTGCAGCTCCAGCCCACAAGCGGCTCCTATTTTGGTGCCCCGGCTGCTCCCCGCCTCCAGCCGAACAGCCCCCCGTGCGGCCTGGGCGCGGGGCCACTCGCGGGAACTCCCCGGTGGCGGGGCCGCGCTgcgagcaggggcggggcgggcgggcaCGCGGATGTGGCCCCTTCCCGGCGGTTTCGCTCTGCGGCAGGTGGGAAGTCTGCTCCGGGGAGACCGCCTCCGCTACTAGCTTTCTGCTCCCTCCTCAGGTTTGAGTCTTACACACAGCACACACCCCCGGGCGTTTTTCTCTAGACACTCTGAAGTCCAGAATTAAGACCACatctgggggctgggagagggatgttctttccccctccttcgGTTGCTCTCACAGGCCAGGCcctagagggagagaaggaggggaaagtgagagagaatgcaGCAAACCTTAAAGGACTGGGGCTGAGGTTGCCTTCAGAATGCCAGAAGTAACTACCTCTTCCCGCCAACATCATCTGGCGCCCAGCAGAGCCCTCAA
Protein-coding sequences here:
- the LOC115287736 gene encoding kelch-like protein 23, with amino-acid sequence MALKGQEDYIYHFKDTTHPVDFLDAFRTFYLDGLFTDITLQCPSGIIFHCHRAVLAACSNYFKAMFTADMKEKFKNKIKISGIHHDILEGLVNYAYTSQIEITKRNVQSLLEAADLLQFLSVKKACEQFLVRHLDIDNCIGMHSFAEFHVCPELEKESRRILCSRFKEVWQQEEFLEISLEKFLFILSRKNLSVWKEEAIIEPVIKWTAHDAENRIECLYNLLSYVNIDIDPVYLKTALGLQRSCLLTENKIRSLIYNALNPLHKEISQRSTATMYIIGGYYWHPLSEVHIWDPLTNVWIQGAEIPDYTRESYGVTCLGPNIYVTGGYRTDNIEALDTVWIYNSESDEWTEGLPMLNARYYHCAVTLGGCVYALGGYRKGAPAEEAEFYDPLKEKWIPIANMIKGVGNATACVLHEVIYIIGGHCGYRGSCTYDKVQSYNSDINEWSLITSSPHPEYGLCSVPFENKLYLVGGQTTITECYDPEQNEWREIAPMMERRMECGAVIMNGCIYVTGGYSYSKGTYLQSIEKYDPDLNKWEIVGNLPSAMRSHGCVCVYNV